In the genome of Verrucomicrobiota bacterium, one region contains:
- a CDS encoding cytochrome c biogenesis protein ResB, whose amino-acid sequence MSQSTISAVERKKLIKERQQVSITWRWVHILGSLKFALLLLGIIAVACAFATFYESKYDTRMTQALIYKSPLFIFWLVFLCVNLICAAATRWPWQRKHTGFVITHAGIVILLIGSMIGMILGYDANVNLHKGQPPKQRLVLDEMVMLFEGADSKEIFSTPFEVRVIPPSEDRVRQLEVPEQEGLTLFVDRYSEKLIPVQKIVASEQAFASGIQLELFSGMMGQTLSIPLMSSPQESRVYDLFGLARIAWVEEFPKDKLPEGEVFRETHMVIASMPHQPIVHNTLGKSSGYTFFLEKGEDNQDLVLSYVDEFGDKHLHKLSEVLGNSIPAPEVRGEIQVMDFWPDFKMKDGKPITLSEEANNPALLLMVHGEFYEKKKPELLLRIDEVTGEVFFDLRREGFSQQAGIWKRGETKAMGWADWQGTLKGYYPKAVLVNELTEAASINQDTAEGIPGVRGWLENSNGEKSSKEWVVMGRPKRFFLSKQNALVGLSMRTKPIPFGIELVDFEVPRDPGTDTPANFISNVRFVDEKKNKTKQARIEMNHPASYPGGWIRLLTGVNYKFSQAGWNQENLDETTLQVLYDPGWFFKWTGSLMICVGIYMLFYMRSAKKRSVS is encoded by the coding sequence TTGAGCCAATCTACTATTTCGGCGGTAGAGCGCAAAAAGCTTATTAAAGAGAGGCAGCAGGTATCTATCACTTGGCGATGGGTTCATATTTTGGGTTCGCTAAAATTTGCACTTCTTTTGCTTGGAATTATTGCTGTCGCATGTGCGTTCGCCACATTCTACGAGTCAAAGTATGACACTCGCATGACTCAAGCGCTTATTTATAAGTCGCCTTTATTTATCTTCTGGTTGGTCTTTCTTTGTGTGAATTTAATTTGTGCAGCTGCTACACGATGGCCATGGCAAAGAAAACATACGGGCTTTGTGATTACTCATGCTGGAATAGTGATTCTTTTGATAGGTTCCATGATCGGTATGATTTTGGGTTATGATGCGAATGTGAATTTGCATAAAGGTCAACCACCTAAGCAACGACTGGTTTTAGATGAAATGGTTATGTTATTTGAAGGGGCTGATTCTAAAGAAATTTTTTCTACACCTTTTGAGGTTAGAGTGATACCGCCAAGTGAAGATCGTGTCAGGCAGTTAGAAGTCCCGGAACAAGAAGGATTGACTCTTTTCGTTGATCGTTACTCTGAGAAATTGATTCCGGTTCAAAAGATAGTTGCTTCTGAGCAAGCGTTTGCCTCGGGTATTCAGCTCGAGCTTTTTAGCGGCATGATGGGTCAAACTTTATCAATTCCGTTAATGAGTTCTCCTCAAGAGTCTCGGGTATACGACTTGTTTGGATTGGCTAGAATTGCATGGGTAGAGGAGTTTCCTAAGGATAAATTGCCTGAAGGTGAGGTCTTTAGGGAAACTCACATGGTAATAGCGAGCATGCCTCATCAACCCATTGTTCATAATACCTTGGGTAAATCGAGCGGTTACACTTTTTTCTTAGAAAAGGGTGAGGATAATCAAGATTTGGTTCTGAGTTATGTTGATGAGTTTGGAGACAAACACTTGCATAAACTGAGTGAGGTACTGGGAAATAGCATCCCTGCACCAGAGGTGAGAGGTGAAATTCAAGTGATGGATTTTTGGCCAGATTTCAAAATGAAAGATGGCAAACCAATAACGCTTTCTGAAGAAGCTAATAATCCAGCTCTATTGCTGATGGTGCACGGAGAGTTCTATGAAAAAAAGAAACCTGAGTTACTTTTAAGAATTGATGAGGTTACTGGAGAAGTGTTTTTTGATTTGCGAAGAGAAGGTTTCTCACAACAGGCTGGTATTTGGAAGCGAGGAGAAACAAAAGCGATGGGCTGGGCTGATTGGCAAGGAACTTTAAAAGGTTATTACCCTAAAGCAGTGCTGGTGAATGAATTGACAGAGGCTGCTTCAATCAATCAAGATACAGCCGAGGGTATTCCGGGAGTGCGAGGATGGTTGGAGAATAGCAATGGTGAGAAAAGTTCTAAGGAATGGGTTGTTATGGGGCGGCCTAAACGCTTTTTTTTAAGCAAGCAAAATGCTTTGGTTGGGTTGAGCATGAGAACAAAACCTATTCCATTTGGTATAGAACTTGTTGACTTTGAGGTTCCTAGGGACCCAGGAACTGATACTCCAGCTAATTTTATCAGTAATGTGCGTTTTGTAGATGAGAAGAAAAATAAAACTAAACAAGCTAGGATTGAAATGAATCACCCCGCAAGCTATCCAGGAGGATGGATCAGATTGCTAACAGGGGTTAACTATAAATTTTCTCAAGCGGGTTGGAATCAAGAAAATCTAGACGAAACAACACTCCAGGTTTTATATGACCCTGGGTGGTTTTTTAAATGGACTGGTTCTCTAATGATTTGCGTGGGCATTTATATGTTATTTTATATGAGGTCAGCAAAAAAACGGAGTGTGAGTTAA